Proteins encoded in a region of the Pseudomonas syringae KCTC 12500 genome:
- a CDS encoding PilW family protein — MRKLSRGFGLVEIMVALVLGLVVSLGIVQIFTAARGTYQSQNAAARMQEDARFLLSKLMQEIRMTGMYGCLSFSNYTPVSPAIPWPIALDTPILWDNPSRTLTLVTADVGTTGSSPTWTIVSNCQTTTQLYANARAPATGETAFPLRQLVYTLSGTDLTIKYGTDGTPQPLLQNVADFSVSFGMAGNPMSYTTAVTKANADAVRSVRISLTLQDGQNGIVRPQQYNVVAYLRNRF; from the coding sequence ATGAGAAAGCTTTCCAGAGGCTTCGGCCTGGTCGAAATCATGGTGGCGCTGGTCCTGGGGCTGGTGGTCAGCCTAGGTATCGTGCAGATATTCACGGCGGCCAGAGGCACCTACCAAAGCCAGAATGCCGCAGCGCGGATGCAGGAGGATGCGCGTTTCCTGCTGAGCAAGCTGATGCAGGAAATCAGGATGACCGGCATGTATGGCTGCCTGAGCTTCAGTAACTACACGCCTGTATCTCCTGCTATCCCGTGGCCGATCGCACTGGATACTCCAATTCTCTGGGATAATCCGAGCAGGACGCTGACGCTGGTGACCGCCGACGTGGGTACCACAGGCAGTTCGCCCACCTGGACCATTGTTTCAAACTGTCAGACTACGACACAGCTCTACGCCAATGCTCGTGCGCCGGCTACGGGGGAGACGGCCTTTCCGTTGCGGCAGTTGGTCTACACGCTCAGCGGAACAGACTTGACCATAAAATATGGCACGGACGGCACTCCGCAGCCGCTATTGCAGAACGTCGCGGACTTCAGTGTTTCTTTCGGCATGGCGGGCAACCCGATGTCCTATACCACGGCTGTTACCAAGGCCAACGCCGACGCTGTACGCAGTGTCCGCATCAGCCTGACGCTGCAGGATGGACAGAACGGCATCGTCAGGCCTCAGCAGTACAACGTTGTTGCTTATCTGCGTAACCGCTTTTGA
- a CDS encoding sigma-54-dependent transcriptional regulator: MSQRQKILIVDDEPDIRELLEITLGRMKLDTRSARNVAEAHDWLAREPFDMCLTDMRLPDGNGLELVQHIQHGYPHVPVAMITAHGNVDTAINALKAGAFDFVTKPVDLGRLRELVNSALSLPGAPPTRSIDNRLLGDSLAMRTLRNQIGKLARSQAPIYISGESGSGKELVARLIHEQGPRIDKPFIPVNCGAIPSELMESEFFGHRKGSFSGAHEDKPGLFQAAHTGTLFLDEVADLPLAMQVKLLRAIQEKSIRSVGGQQEQIVDVRILCATHKNLNAEVAAGRFRQDLYYRLNVIEVRVPSLRERREDIDQLAASVLKRLAGNGAQPVARLNAQALETLKSYRFPGNVRELENMLERAYTLCEHDEIHASDLRLTESASPQESDGPSLADIDNLEDYLESVERQLILQALEETRWNRTAAAERLSLSFRSLRYRLKKLGLD; this comes from the coding sequence ATGAGCCAACGGCAAAAAATCCTGATAGTCGATGATGAGCCGGATATCCGCGAACTCCTGGAGATCACGCTGGGACGCATGAAACTCGACACCCGCAGTGCCCGTAACGTCGCCGAAGCCCACGACTGGCTGGCCCGCGAGCCGTTCGACATGTGCCTGACCGACATGCGGCTGCCTGATGGTAATGGCCTTGAGCTGGTGCAACACATACAGCACGGCTACCCCCACGTACCGGTGGCGATGATCACTGCACACGGCAATGTGGATACCGCGATCAACGCGCTGAAGGCCGGGGCTTTCGACTTTGTGACCAAGCCGGTCGACCTCGGCAGGCTGCGCGAGCTGGTCAATAGCGCGCTGAGCCTGCCCGGCGCACCACCCACGCGGAGTATCGACAATCGCCTGCTGGGCGACTCGCTGGCGATGCGTACCTTGCGCAATCAGATTGGCAAGCTGGCCCGCAGCCAGGCGCCGATCTACATCAGCGGCGAGTCCGGCAGCGGCAAGGAGCTTGTAGCGCGTCTGATCCACGAGCAGGGCCCACGCATCGACAAACCTTTCATACCGGTGAATTGCGGTGCCATCCCTTCCGAACTGATGGAGAGCGAATTCTTCGGCCATCGCAAAGGCAGTTTCAGCGGTGCCCACGAAGACAAGCCCGGTCTGTTTCAGGCGGCGCACACCGGGACGCTGTTTCTCGATGAGGTCGCCGACCTGCCGCTGGCCATGCAGGTCAAACTGCTGCGCGCCATTCAGGAAAAATCCATTCGCAGCGTCGGCGGCCAGCAAGAGCAGATCGTCGACGTGCGCATTCTGTGCGCCACCCACAAGAACCTGAATGCAGAGGTCGCGGCGGGTCGGTTCCGGCAGGATCTGTATTACCGATTGAACGTGATCGAAGTGCGCGTACCCTCGTTGCGCGAGCGGCGTGAGGATATCGACCAACTGGCAGCCAGCGTGCTCAAGCGCCTTGCCGGGAACGGCGCACAACCCGTCGCGCGCCTGAACGCGCAGGCGCTGGAAACGCTGAAGAGCTACCGCTTCCCCGGTAACGTGCGCGAACTGGAAAACATGCTGGAGCGCGCTTACACGCTGTGCGAGCACGACGAAATCCACGCCAGCGACCTGCGCCTGACAGAGTCCGCCAGCCCTCAGGAGAGCGACGGCCCGAGCCTGGCCGACATCGACAACCTTGAAGACTACCTGGAAAGCGTCGAACGCCAGCTCATTCTGCAGGCGCTTGAAGAAACCCGCTGGAACCGCACCGCTGCAGCAGAAAGGCTCAGCTTGTCGTTCAGGTCACTGCGCTATCGCCTGAAGAAGCTGGGCCTGGATTGA
- a CDS encoding PP0621 family protein encodes MIRLLMWVALIAAVVWFVKRLINPPKPKSRAEPPELASTPMVRCAQCGVHLPQDRALSQAQQWYCSEAHRLQGPAARDR; translated from the coding sequence ATGATTCGCTTACTTATGTGGGTCGCGTTGATCGCGGCGGTGGTCTGGTTCGTCAAGCGTCTGATCAATCCCCCCAAGCCCAAATCCCGCGCCGAGCCGCCTGAACTGGCGTCGACACCCATGGTGCGATGCGCGCAATGTGGCGTGCATCTGCCACAGGATCGTGCACTGAGCCAGGCACAGCAATGGTATTGCAGCGAGGCACACAGGCTGCAAGGCCCCGCGGCACGTGACCGCTGA
- a CDS encoding pilus assembly PilX family protein yields MNNIVRFNSIQTFPARQRGMVLLVSLVFLLLLTLLGISSMQNATLQEKMAGSVVVRNVSFQAAEAQLRLGESKIMESGFSMVPCTPPAACAPPSDSTTVVRPGLGTSGVTWIGTANALFGIQNLGTTPTPIKRPANCTGSVTMYRVTAIAIQGTSRTVLESIYANC; encoded by the coding sequence ATGAACAATATCGTGCGATTCAATTCGATACAGACTTTCCCTGCGCGACAGCGCGGCATGGTGTTGCTGGTCAGTCTGGTATTTCTGCTGCTGCTGACGCTGCTGGGTATCTCTTCCATGCAGAACGCTACGCTGCAGGAAAAGATGGCGGGCAGTGTCGTGGTTCGTAATGTGTCGTTTCAGGCAGCCGAGGCACAGTTGCGTCTGGGCGAGTCGAAGATCATGGAGTCCGGGTTTTCAATGGTTCCCTGTACGCCACCGGCTGCCTGCGCCCCGCCGTCGGATTCAACGACCGTAGTCAGGCCGGGATTGGGCACTTCCGGAGTGACCTGGATCGGGACTGCCAATGCGTTGTTCGGCATCCAGAATCTGGGTACAACGCCTACGCCCATAAAACGTCCTGCAAATTGCACGGGCTCGGTAACGATGTATCGGGTAACAGCCATCGCCATTCAAGGCACCTCACGAACAGTGCTGGAGAGTATTTATGCCAACTGCTAA
- the thiO gene encoding glycine oxidase ThiO: MSKQKIVIVGGGVIGLLTAFNLASEQVSVVLLDRSGVGQESSWAGGGIVSPLYPWRYSPAVTALAHWSQDFYPHLAERLLAQTGIDPEVHRTGLYWLDLDDEQSALEWAAREKRSLNRVDISAVNDAVPVLGEGYSRAIYMADVANVRNPRLVKSLKAALLAMPNVEIHEQCEVSGFTREGSRISGVQTPSGDITGDRVILAAGAWSGELLKTLGLELPVEPVKGQMILYKCASDFLSSMVLAKGRYAIPRRDGHILIGSTLEHEGFDKTTTQVALESLKASAVELLPPLAHAEPVAQWAGLRPGSPEGIPFIGPLDGFDGLWLNCGHYRNGLVLAPASCQLITDLLLEREPIIDPAPYAPTGRLAV, encoded by the coding sequence ATGTCCAAGCAAAAAATAGTCATTGTCGGCGGTGGCGTCATAGGTCTGTTGACCGCCTTCAATCTGGCGTCCGAGCAGGTCAGTGTCGTGCTGCTGGATCGTTCGGGCGTTGGCCAGGAATCTTCCTGGGCGGGCGGCGGGATTGTTTCGCCGCTTTACCCGTGGCGCTACAGCCCGGCGGTCACCGCGCTGGCGCACTGGTCGCAGGACTTCTACCCGCACCTCGCCGAGCGTTTGTTGGCTCAGACCGGTATCGACCCTGAAGTGCACAGGACCGGCCTGTACTGGCTCGACCTCGATGACGAGCAGTCTGCGCTTGAATGGGCAGCCCGCGAAAAACGTTCGTTGAACCGCGTGGATATCTCGGCGGTTAATGATGCCGTGCCGGTGCTGGGTGAGGGTTATTCGCGGGCGATCTACATGGCCGATGTGGCCAATGTACGTAATCCCCGCCTGGTCAAATCGCTCAAGGCGGCGTTGCTGGCAATGCCCAATGTCGAGATTCACGAGCAGTGTGAAGTTAGCGGTTTTACCCGTGAAGGCAGCCGAATTTCGGGTGTGCAGACACCTTCAGGGGATATCACCGGTGATCGGGTGATTCTGGCGGCGGGTGCGTGGAGCGGCGAGTTGCTCAAGACCTTGGGGCTGGAGCTGCCGGTCGAGCCAGTAAAAGGCCAGATGATTCTCTACAAGTGCGCATCGGACTTTCTGTCGAGCATGGTGCTGGCGAAAGGGCGCTACGCGATCCCGCGTCGTGACGGGCATATCCTGATCGGCAGCACCCTGGAGCATGAAGGGTTCGACAAAACCACCACGCAGGTTGCATTGGAGAGCTTGAAGGCGTCGGCCGTCGAATTGCTTCCGCCATTGGCCCATGCCGAGCCGGTCGCCCAGTGGGCAGGCCTGCGCCCTGGCTCGCCTGAGGGCATCCCGTTCATTGGACCGCTGGACGGTTTTGATGGCCTGTGGCTCAACTGCGGGCATTACCGCAACGGCCTGGTACTGGCTCCGGCGTCCTGCCAGTTGATCACTGACCTGCTGCTGGAGCGCGAGCCGATCATCGATCCGGCACCCTACGCGCCGACTGGTCGCCTCGCAGTCTAG
- a CDS encoding sensor histidine kinase, whose product MTADSPSLVSPQAQRILRLYHLYRLTIGVVLVLLISSSLETELLQLANPNLFRSGCWLYLVFNILVVVLLERPSRQAQFFGLAMTDAIMLSALFYAAGGPSSGIGNLLIASVAISNVLLRGRIGLLIAAVSAIGIIYLTFYISFGTPSVSNDYVQAGSLGALCFAAALLVQALTARMQVSEVLAEQRAADVDSLEALNALILQRMRTGILVLDANHQVLLANQGALHLLGQEQLVGQMIDTCSPQLVERLRQWLVNPIMVPRSITTAPVGLVLQPSFATLNRGDQRQTLVFLEDLSQIAHQAQQLKLAALGRLTAGIAHEIRNPLGAVSHAAQLLNESEELSAADRRLGQIIHEQSGRIDRVIENVLQLSRRREAQPELLDLKTWLEHFVAEFRSSTAPNQAIHVDISPGTLTTRMDSGQLTQIMTNLVQNGLRYSGKNHPSAQVWLKLHNEPRSDLPTLEVLDDGPGVSEQHLSKIFEPFFTTESKGTGLGLYLSRELCESNQAHLEYAPRPTGGSCLRITFAHPFKTS is encoded by the coding sequence GTGACCGCTGATTCACCGTCCCTTGTCAGCCCGCAGGCACAGCGGATTCTGCGGCTGTACCACCTTTATCGACTGACCATCGGCGTCGTACTGGTGTTGTTGATTTCCAGCAGCCTGGAAACCGAGCTGCTGCAACTGGCCAACCCGAACCTGTTCCGCTCGGGCTGCTGGCTGTATCTGGTGTTCAACATTCTTGTCGTCGTGCTGCTGGAACGCCCCAGCCGTCAGGCACAGTTTTTCGGCCTGGCGATGACTGACGCGATCATGCTCTCCGCGCTGTTCTATGCAGCGGGCGGGCCTTCAAGCGGTATCGGCAACCTGTTGATTGCCTCGGTGGCGATCAGCAACGTGTTGCTGCGCGGCCGTATCGGCTTGTTGATCGCTGCGGTTTCGGCCATCGGCATCATCTACCTGACGTTCTATATCAGCTTCGGCACACCCTCGGTCTCCAACGACTACGTGCAGGCTGGCTCGCTGGGCGCTTTATGCTTCGCCGCCGCCCTGCTGGTGCAGGCGCTGACAGCGCGCATGCAGGTCAGCGAGGTACTGGCCGAACAGCGCGCAGCGGATGTCGACAGCCTCGAGGCACTCAACGCACTCATTTTGCAGCGCATGCGTACCGGCATTCTGGTGCTGGATGCCAATCACCAGGTGCTGCTGGCCAACCAGGGTGCCTTGCACCTGCTGGGTCAGGAGCAACTGGTCGGCCAGATGATCGACACCTGCTCGCCGCAGCTGGTTGAACGCCTGCGCCAGTGGCTCGTCAATCCGATCATGGTGCCGCGCAGTATCACCACCGCCCCCGTCGGGCTGGTACTGCAACCGAGCTTTGCCACACTCAACCGTGGCGATCAGCGTCAGACGCTGGTTTTTCTCGAAGACCTGTCGCAGATCGCCCATCAGGCGCAGCAGCTCAAGCTCGCCGCACTGGGACGCCTGACCGCCGGGATTGCCCATGAGATACGCAACCCGCTGGGCGCCGTCAGTCATGCGGCTCAACTGCTTAATGAATCGGAAGAGCTCAGTGCAGCGGATCGACGCCTGGGGCAGATCATTCATGAGCAGTCGGGGCGCATTGATCGGGTCATCGAAAATGTCCTGCAGCTGTCGCGCAGACGCGAGGCGCAACCCGAACTGCTCGATCTGAAAACCTGGCTGGAACACTTTGTCGCTGAATTTCGCAGTTCCACAGCGCCCAATCAGGCGATTCATGTCGACATCAGCCCCGGCACGCTGACAACCCGCATGGATTCTGGACAGTTGACGCAAATCATGACCAACCTGGTGCAGAACGGCCTGCGCTACAGCGGCAAGAATCATCCGTCAGCGCAGGTCTGGCTGAAACTGCACAATGAACCGAGAAGCGATTTGCCTACGCTGGAAGTGCTGGACGATGGGCCGGGGGTCAGCGAGCAACACCTGAGCAAGATCTTCGAACCGTTTTTCACCACAGAGAGCAAAGGCACCGGCCTTGGTCTATATCTGTCACGTGAACTGTGCGAAAGCAATCAGGCGCATCTGGAATATGCGCCCCGCCCCACGGGTGGCAGCTGCCTGCGCATTACCTTCGCCCACCCGTTCAAGACGAGCTGA
- a CDS encoding GspH/FimT family pseudopilin, whose amino-acid sequence MRHIAKGFSLIELLVTVSLVGILAAIAIPNFTSSIQSNKADTELSDLQRALNYARLEAINRGVAVRIAPTSGTAWTNELQVYLVSDTQATPTALRKVAAMSSGATLVADNNATAIDFNNLGALIAPAAAVTMTYTRGTIIKTIKVCLTGRITLGGGC is encoded by the coding sequence ATGCGTCATATAGCCAAGGGATTCAGCCTCATCGAATTGTTAGTCACTGTGTCCCTGGTGGGCATCCTGGCGGCTATCGCTATCCCGAATTTCACCAGCTCCATCCAGAGCAACAAGGCCGATACCGAGCTCAGCGATTTGCAGCGGGCGCTCAACTATGCGCGACTCGAGGCGATAAACAGGGGAGTGGCGGTGCGTATAGCGCCGACCAGCGGGACGGCATGGACCAACGAATTGCAGGTGTATCTGGTTTCCGATACTCAGGCGACACCCACGGCGTTGCGAAAAGTAGCCGCCATGAGCAGCGGTGCCACGCTGGTGGCCGATAACAATGCCACGGCAATTGATTTCAACAACCTGGGCGCGCTCATTGCCCCGGCTGCGGCGGTGACCATGACCTACACCCGAGGCACTATTATCAAGACCATAAAGGTCTGTCTGACCGGTCGGATCACCCTGGGTGGAGGCTGCTGA
- a CDS encoding type IV pilin protein, with translation MRATSRGFTLIELMIVVAIVGILAAIAYPSYTEYVKRTQRSAIASLLSEQTQALERFYSRAAQPTYVGATVSSGNTYYKITPTLTATDFTLTADPIGGTLMAGDKCGSFVITSTGARTNTGATSGVTVKDCWGR, from the coding sequence ATGCGAGCGACATCCAGGGGCTTTACGTTGATCGAACTCATGATCGTCGTGGCGATTGTCGGTATTCTGGCGGCCATCGCGTATCCCAGCTACACCGAATACGTGAAGCGTACCCAGCGGTCGGCGATTGCCAGCCTGCTATCCGAGCAAACCCAGGCGCTGGAGCGGTTTTATTCACGAGCGGCCCAGCCCACTTACGTGGGGGCCACCGTGAGCAGTGGCAATACGTACTACAAGATAACGCCGACCCTCACTGCCACCGACTTCACCCTGACAGCTGACCCTATCGGAGGCACGCTGATGGCTGGCGACAAGTGTGGCAGTTTCGTGATCACTAGCACCGGGGCGCGTACCAACACTGGCGCAACCAGCGGTGTCACTGTCAAAGACTGCTGGGGCCGCTAA
- the pilV gene encoding type IV pilus modification protein PilV, translating to MAGETRYRQTGMTLIEVLVSVLILAIGLLGAAAIQLNALKYTDSSAMTSQASFIAYDMMDRIRANVDGNASANGSTNVLATYNLPNLDAAPAANLNKARDQDLFDFKDNIGNFASASGTGSIVVSDSTLVTITIGWSDNRAAGASNQATGSPAATPVPRSFQLVSRIGVNP from the coding sequence ATGGCTGGTGAAACCCGATATCGCCAGACCGGCATGACCTTGATCGAGGTGCTGGTCTCGGTATTGATTCTGGCCATCGGCCTGCTGGGCGCTGCGGCCATTCAGCTCAACGCGCTCAAGTACACCGACAGCTCAGCGATGACCAGCCAGGCGAGCTTCATTGCTTACGACATGATGGATCGTATCCGCGCCAATGTTGATGGTAATGCCAGTGCCAATGGGTCGACCAATGTACTGGCTACTTATAATTTACCGAATCTGGATGCGGCTCCGGCTGCCAACCTGAACAAGGCCAGAGATCAGGATCTGTTTGATTTCAAAGACAATATCGGAAACTTCGCAAGCGCGAGCGGCACCGGCAGCATTGTGGTCAGTGATTCTACGTTGGTAACCATCACCATTGGCTGGAGCGATAACCGCGCTGCGGGTGCGAGTAATCAGGCAACAGGAAGCCCTGCGGCAACTCCGGTACCTCGGAGCTTTCAACTGGTCTCCCGGATCGGGGTCAACCCATGA
- a CDS encoding pilus assembly protein, with product MPTAKALRGGLKYLYGALLALYLASPVYAFTPAQVPLLSSPAVPPNLMLLVDNSGSMYNIIWDSGFDASVNRPNISYYSTQCLSGVITVVCPFITTLSDDDTLSVGDINAYSIFTLSLMCPFGGRPVFRNNTQYCLNLPDPAGNGLTRYTADYLSYLIDLVPPNFFGVRDYTNGVIPNDYRMNVAKTVATNLVTNNTSLRIGLATFNDPNNFDLGPGGKIARVVSDLSPVAISTYQPTGVSQQKATQNITDLKTAISNLTPSANTPLAETYYEITRYFRGMTPFYQSGSTYVSPIQYRCQKNYGVVITDGLPTYDRTFPTNDPDDVLDTTRSLPNWDLNAANDGANLSGDGEGDTLYLDDLAKFAYDIDLRRDAVTTGGDLTGKSWDTAGFVKQDLSTYTIGFTASNQMLIDAADDNHGHGKYFQANDSSGLSSALDLALSDIYAKVGSGAGGAANSSTFQTGTQFYQALYDPSDWHGTIKAFNLDQITGALSAPVWTTDTAIVTGSTPPVFESWSTLSTPTKIPLEYANFSPAQQTALNATLPTNATGAELIAWAKGTANAKFRARTRLLGDIVNSSLGIALPSQKTASDLTGDTTYTTYLTTKANSMTPSILANANDGFFNVINTSDGSRRYAYMPSTALTSLATIASANYGSGVHKFTVDGQIAVFDTQLSAGSAWRTVAYGGTGAGGKAFFAIKLFEGTSNTVSALWEVKAPDASNTNNKFNNLGYAYSKPDVARMADGTGIVVVGNGYGSFTGRASLYVLNANTGAFIAEIQTPLLNNETDNGLSSVKLRVNAQNVVQAAYAGDLKGRLWKFDMSGAAAASWKVAFGGAPLFTAPRGANQPITVQPFVLDHPLNGKIVYFGTGKFIEVADKQTTALQDFYAIWDADSGAGSTVEANLQAQAVNGSVVSNGTTYFTSTTNDVDWSVKKGWYMPLSAVTPYLGERIIYPAQTSRGRIIFSTASVNSADPCESTGTGRVFELNAATGSMLNYQVLDTNGDNTINSSDLLVAGLGYTGIPVVSAIVAGTGDGNEVKIVNNSTGNTPDRLKEKGGSGNVYQRIMWRQIQ from the coding sequence ATGCCAACTGCTAAGGCGCTTCGTGGTGGCTTGAAATACCTCTATGGCGCGCTGTTGGCGTTGTATCTGGCAAGCCCCGTTTATGCCTTCACGCCAGCGCAAGTGCCCTTGTTGAGCTCTCCAGCGGTGCCGCCCAACCTTATGTTGCTCGTCGACAACTCGGGCAGTATGTACAACATCATCTGGGATTCGGGGTTTGATGCCTCGGTCAATCGTCCTAACATCAGCTACTACTCGACTCAGTGTCTCAGTGGCGTAATCACTGTTGTATGCCCGTTCATAACGACGCTTTCGGATGACGATACTCTGTCGGTGGGCGATATTAATGCCTACAGTATTTTCACCCTGTCACTGATGTGTCCATTTGGCGGGCGTCCGGTTTTTCGCAATAACACTCAGTATTGCCTTAACCTGCCCGATCCGGCCGGGAACGGGCTGACGCGATATACCGCTGATTACCTGTCCTACCTCATTGATCTGGTCCCTCCTAATTTCTTTGGTGTACGCGACTACACCAATGGCGTGATCCCCAACGATTACCGAATGAACGTCGCGAAAACCGTGGCGACCAATCTGGTGACCAACAACACCTCGCTCAGAATCGGTCTTGCCACGTTCAATGATCCAAACAATTTTGATTTAGGGCCCGGAGGCAAGATAGCCAGGGTTGTTTCGGACCTGTCGCCGGTAGCGATCAGTACCTATCAACCTACGGGTGTCTCTCAACAGAAGGCTACTCAAAACATCACCGACCTCAAAACAGCTATCAGCAACCTGACGCCGTCAGCCAACACTCCGCTGGCTGAAACTTACTATGAGATCACCCGCTACTTTCGGGGAATGACGCCGTTCTATCAAAGCGGATCGACCTATGTGAGCCCGATCCAGTACCGCTGCCAGAAAAACTACGGTGTCGTTATAACCGATGGCTTGCCGACCTATGACCGGACGTTCCCGACCAACGACCCTGACGATGTTCTGGACACCACTCGCTCGCTACCCAACTGGGATTTGAACGCAGCCAATGACGGTGCCAACCTGTCTGGCGATGGTGAGGGAGATACGCTGTATCTGGACGATCTTGCCAAGTTCGCCTATGACATTGACCTGCGCCGGGATGCTGTGACAACGGGCGGGGATCTGACCGGCAAAAGCTGGGACACTGCCGGCTTCGTAAAACAGGATCTCAGCACCTACACCATCGGCTTTACGGCATCGAACCAGATGTTGATTGATGCGGCGGATGATAATCATGGTCACGGCAAATACTTTCAGGCCAACGACAGTTCGGGGCTCAGCTCGGCGCTGGATCTCGCATTGAGCGACATCTACGCCAAAGTCGGCTCTGGCGCAGGGGGGGCGGCAAACTCATCGACGTTTCAGACAGGTACTCAGTTCTATCAGGCGCTTTACGATCCAAGCGATTGGCACGGCACTATCAAAGCCTTCAATCTGGATCAGATAACAGGTGCCTTGAGCGCGCCTGTCTGGACGACTGACACGGCTATTGTCACTGGCTCGACGCCGCCGGTATTCGAGTCGTGGAGCACGCTTTCCACTCCGACGAAGATTCCCTTGGAGTATGCCAACTTCAGCCCTGCTCAACAGACTGCGCTGAATGCGACGTTGCCAACCAATGCCACCGGGGCAGAGCTTATTGCCTGGGCCAAGGGCACCGCCAATGCGAAGTTCCGGGCACGTACCCGGCTGCTGGGCGATATCGTCAACTCTTCGCTTGGTATTGCACTCCCTTCACAGAAGACCGCCTCTGACCTGACGGGTGACACCACCTACACCACGTATCTGACCACCAAGGCAAACAGCATGACCCCCAGCATTCTGGCCAATGCCAATGACGGCTTTTTCAACGTCATCAATACCAGTGATGGTTCAAGACGATACGCATACATGCCATCCACTGCGCTGACTTCGCTGGCTACCATTGCATCGGCCAATTATGGATCCGGCGTGCACAAGTTCACCGTGGATGGGCAGATTGCGGTGTTCGATACGCAGTTGTCAGCCGGTTCAGCGTGGCGCACCGTTGCTTATGGCGGCACTGGCGCCGGTGGCAAAGCGTTCTTCGCCATCAAGCTATTCGAGGGTACGAGTAACACCGTCAGCGCGTTATGGGAGGTCAAGGCACCTGACGCGTCCAACACCAACAACAAATTCAACAACCTTGGATACGCCTATTCCAAACCGGATGTTGCGCGGATGGCGGATGGCACCGGGATTGTGGTGGTGGGGAACGGTTACGGCAGTTTCACCGGCAGAGCGTCGCTCTATGTACTGAATGCCAATACCGGGGCCTTCATTGCAGAGATCCAGACGCCGTTGCTTAACAACGAAACCGATAACGGGCTTTCTTCGGTCAAATTGCGTGTCAACGCTCAAAACGTGGTTCAGGCTGCCTACGCTGGCGACCTGAAAGGTCGGCTCTGGAAGTTCGACATGAGTGGCGCCGCCGCCGCCAGCTGGAAAGTAGCTTTTGGCGGCGCGCCTTTGTTCACGGCACCGCGTGGCGCCAACCAACCGATAACGGTTCAGCCTTTTGTGCTCGATCATCCACTTAACGGCAAGATCGTTTATTTCGGAACGGGCAAGTTCATCGAAGTCGCAGACAAGCAGACCACTGCTCTTCAGGATTTTTACGCGATATGGGATGCCGACTCCGGGGCGGGCAGTACCGTCGAGGCGAACCTGCAGGCGCAGGCGGTCAATGGCAGCGTCGTCAGTAACGGAACTACCTATTTCACGTCGACGACCAATGATGTGGATTGGTCGGTCAAGAAAGGCTGGTACATGCCGCTCTCGGCCGTGACGCCCTATCTGGGCGAACGGATCATTTACCCTGCGCAGACCAGCCGGGGGCGGATCATTTTCTCGACAGCCTCCGTGAACTCCGCCGACCCTTGTGAGAGCACCGGCACCGGTCGTGTATTCGAGCTCAATGCCGCGACTGGCAGCATGCTTAACTATCAGGTGCTCGATACCAACGGCGATAACACTATCAACAGTTCAGACCTGCTTGTCGCGGGACTGGGATACACGGGCATCCCGGTCGTCTCGGCTATTGTCGCGGGTACGGGGGACGGCAACGAGGTGAAGATCGTCAATAACTCCACCGGCAACACGCCTGATCGCCTGAAGGAAAAGGGCGGGAGTGGTAACGTTTACCAACGCATCATGTGGCGACAAATCCAATAG